Proteins encoded within one genomic window of Alteribacter populi:
- the pepV gene encoding dipeptidase PepV encodes MDWIEHIQERKSDVIKDTQALLRHKSVLDESTATETRPFGEGIDRTYRWLLDKAKADGFTTKDIGGYAGHIEYGEGDELVGILCHIDVVPEGDGWSKDPYGAEIADGKIIARGAIDDKGPTMAAYHALKLVKDLNLPLSKRVRLIIGTDEESQWRCVDKYFKEEEMPVTGFAPDADFPIIYSEKGICDIQYSQSVLKEQPKDVENTLVRFSSGHRLNMVPEKGEAVVKSGSPETMKTVFEEYLVQEQLQGKTSLNKEHQLVLTVQGKSVHGMEPNKGINGGLELARFLNRYHWDEQGGYFLELLAEKFARDSRGKSLGIHHINEELGDLTLNLGVLNYDQNNGGKIGVNLRYPKGVIFTDVKKTLDKILKAYRFDGSILTHEEPHMVNEDSPLIQTLSSVYEEQTGLSSKLLAIGGGTYARSLNEGVAFGPLFPHREDVAHQPDEAIHIEDLLKATSIYAQAIYELAK; translated from the coding sequence ATGGATTGGATTGAACATATTCAAGAGAGAAAATCAGACGTAATTAAAGATACGCAGGCGCTTTTGCGTCATAAAAGTGTTCTCGATGAATCGACGGCAACAGAAACAAGGCCTTTTGGCGAAGGGATTGACCGTACATACCGCTGGTTACTAGATAAGGCTAAGGCTGATGGTTTTACTACAAAAGACATAGGCGGTTATGCAGGACATATTGAATACGGTGAAGGTGACGAGTTAGTAGGGATTCTTTGTCATATTGATGTCGTCCCAGAAGGTGATGGCTGGTCCAAGGATCCGTACGGTGCTGAAATCGCCGATGGAAAAATTATCGCTAGAGGTGCAATTGACGATAAAGGTCCTACAATGGCGGCATACCATGCTTTAAAGCTCGTTAAAGATTTGAACCTTCCTTTATCTAAACGCGTACGACTCATTATCGGGACAGATGAAGAAAGCCAATGGCGTTGCGTGGACAAATACTTTAAAGAAGAAGAGATGCCAGTCACAGGCTTTGCTCCTGATGCGGATTTCCCGATCATTTATTCTGAGAAGGGGATTTGTGATATACAGTACAGCCAGTCTGTCCTAAAAGAGCAACCAAAAGACGTAGAAAACACTCTCGTCCGTTTTTCTTCAGGTCATCGCTTAAATATGGTGCCGGAAAAAGGGGAGGCTGTCGTCAAATCGGGATCACCTGAGACGATGAAGACGGTATTTGAAGAATATCTGGTTCAGGAACAGTTACAGGGCAAGACTTCTCTTAACAAAGAACATCAGCTTGTATTAACTGTTCAAGGAAAGTCCGTTCATGGCATGGAACCTAATAAAGGTATCAATGGTGGTCTTGAATTAGCTCGATTTTTAAATCGGTATCATTGGGATGAGCAGGGAGGTTATTTCTTAGAGTTACTTGCGGAAAAATTTGCGAGGGATTCAAGAGGAAAAAGCTTAGGAATTCATCACATAAACGAAGAGTTGGGAGATTTAACCCTCAACTTAGGGGTTCTGAACTATGATCAAAATAATGGTGGCAAAATTGGCGTGAACCTTCGCTACCCAAAAGGCGTTATCTTTACTGATGTCAAAAAGACTTTAGATAAAATACTAAAAGCGTACCGATTTGACGGGAGCATCCTTACTCATGAAGAGCCTCACATGGTAAACGAAGATTCCCCTCTTATCCAAACGTTATCGTCGGTTTATGAGGAACAAACAGGTCTCTCCTCTAAGCTGTTGGCGATTGGTGGGGGGACGTATGCAAGGTCGTTAAATGAAGGTGTGGCATTCGGACCGTTATTTCCACACCGTGAAGACGTTGCACATCAGCCTGATGAAGCGATTCATATTGAAGATTTGCTTAAAGCTACTTCAATCTACGCTCAGGCGATTTATGAATTAGCAAAATAA
- a CDS encoding glycogen/starch/alpha-glucan phosphorylase, giving the protein MPHLTIDEWIKAIEHKAESVRGVAINEATDKDIYYAVSALVTEEMNKNWLQTQERYKEKQCKQVYYLSMEFLVGRLLESNLLNSGLLNECNEALKKLGFNPERVYAQEPDAGLGNGGLGRLAACFLESIASLRYAGHGCGIRYRYGLFEQRIIHGHQVELPDYWLKEEYPWETRKAEESVDIHFGGDIHMFKKNDGSLEFKYENTDKVTAVPYDVPIAGYQNKVVNSLRLWSAESNASDSEMLTSQCSQYYHHLDHKHSIEQISGFLYPDDSMYEGKVLRLKQQYFLVSASLKSIFRQYKKTVRRSLIHLPDKIVIQINDTHPSLAVPELMRILMDEERFGWEDAWQITTKVIAYTNHTTLSEALEKWPEDMVKSLLPRLYMIIQEINERFCKKVWNDHPLLREKIPELAIIADGQVHMARLAIVGSFSVNGVARLHTDILKKKEMKSFYTLFPERFNNKTNGITHRRWLLQVNPELSSLITDVIGPQWIQRPNQLISLLRYSKDSPFLDKVSAVKVHNKVKLAHFIHEKTGIMVDEHSIFDVQIKRLHEYKRQLLNIFHVIHLYNELKDNPKLDITPRTFLFGAKAAPSYHFAKEVIKLINRMASLINNDPAIHDKIKVVFLENYNVSLAEKIIPATDISEQISTASKEASGTGNMKMMMNGALTLGTLDGANIEIKDLVGDKNIFIFGLTADEVLHYYNHGGYVARDIYHTDERVRRILDQLKDGAFGSQEIEFKDIYYHTLYHNDPYFVLRDFDAYIEAHELVEQSYRDQATWMNMSVTNIAYSGKFSSDRTIQEYASEIWKLKRMEK; this is encoded by the coding sequence GTGCCTCACTTAACCATTGATGAGTGGATCAAAGCGATTGAACATAAAGCGGAAAGTGTAAGAGGAGTGGCCATTAACGAGGCAACAGATAAAGACATTTATTATGCAGTTAGTGCACTTGTCACTGAGGAAATGAACAAAAACTGGCTACAGACACAGGAAAGATACAAAGAAAAACAGTGTAAACAAGTCTACTATTTATCAATGGAATTTTTGGTCGGGCGCTTATTAGAAAGTAACTTATTAAATAGCGGGTTATTAAATGAGTGTAATGAAGCGTTAAAAAAATTGGGGTTCAATCCGGAAAGGGTTTATGCTCAAGAGCCGGATGCAGGTCTCGGTAATGGAGGGTTAGGCCGTTTAGCAGCTTGCTTTTTAGAGTCCATCGCTTCGTTACGTTACGCTGGACATGGATGCGGTATTCGTTATCGCTATGGATTATTCGAACAACGAATCATTCATGGGCACCAGGTTGAACTTCCAGATTACTGGCTTAAAGAAGAGTACCCATGGGAAACCCGAAAAGCGGAAGAATCTGTTGACATTCATTTTGGTGGAGACATTCATATGTTTAAAAAGAACGACGGCTCTCTGGAATTTAAATACGAGAATACGGATAAAGTCACAGCCGTTCCTTACGACGTTCCAATCGCAGGTTACCAAAATAAGGTCGTTAACAGTCTGCGTTTATGGAGTGCTGAATCAAACGCCTCTGATTCAGAAATGTTAACGAGTCAGTGTTCTCAATACTATCATCATCTCGACCATAAACACTCGATTGAACAAATTTCTGGTTTTTTGTACCCTGATGATTCCATGTATGAAGGAAAAGTCTTGAGGTTAAAACAGCAATACTTCCTTGTTTCAGCCAGTTTAAAAAGTATTTTCCGGCAGTATAAAAAGACCGTCCGTCGTTCATTGATCCACCTGCCTGACAAAATAGTAATTCAGATTAACGACACTCATCCTAGTTTAGCTGTACCTGAACTTATGAGGATTTTAATGGATGAAGAACGATTTGGCTGGGAAGATGCATGGCAAATTACAACGAAGGTCATTGCTTACACAAACCATACTACATTAAGTGAAGCACTTGAGAAGTGGCCTGAGGACATGGTCAAATCGCTCCTTCCACGTTTATACATGATCATTCAGGAGATAAATGAACGCTTTTGTAAGAAGGTTTGGAATGATCATCCTTTATTACGTGAGAAGATTCCAGAGCTTGCGATTATTGCTGATGGACAAGTTCATATGGCCCGCCTTGCGATTGTCGGAAGCTTTAGCGTGAACGGTGTTGCCCGTCTTCATACAGACATATTAAAGAAGAAAGAAATGAAAAGCTTCTATACACTCTTCCCTGAACGGTTTAATAATAAGACTAATGGGATTACGCACAGACGCTGGCTCCTACAAGTAAACCCTGAACTTTCCTCGCTTATTACAGACGTTATTGGACCTCAGTGGATCCAACGGCCAAATCAGTTGATTAGTTTATTGAGATATTCAAAAGATTCTCCTTTTTTAGATAAAGTCTCGGCCGTAAAGGTCCATAACAAGGTAAAGCTTGCTCACTTTATCCATGAAAAAACAGGTATCATGGTCGATGAACATTCGATTTTTGACGTGCAGATCAAACGATTGCATGAATATAAACGCCAGTTATTAAACATTTTTCATGTGATCCACCTTTATAATGAACTTAAGGACAATCCGAAGCTTGATATTACCCCACGAACCTTTTTATTTGGAGCAAAAGCAGCGCCAAGCTATCACTTTGCTAAAGAAGTGATTAAGTTGATAAATCGTATGGCGTCACTTATTAATAATGACCCAGCCATTCACGACAAGATAAAGGTTGTTTTTTTAGAAAATTATAATGTGAGCCTGGCAGAGAAAATCATTCCAGCAACTGATATTAGTGAACAAATTTCAACTGCCAGTAAAGAAGCTTCTGGTACCGGCAACATGAAAATGATGATGAACGGGGCCTTAACTTTAGGAACTCTTGACGGGGCAAATATCGAAATTAAAGATTTGGTCGGCGATAAAAATATTTTTATCTTTGGTTTAACTGCTGATGAAGTTCTTCATTACTACAACCACGGCGGATATGTAGCGAGAGATATTTATCATACTGACGAACGAGTTAGAAGAATCCTTGACCAGCTCAAAGATGGCGCATTCGGTTCACAGGAAATCGAATTTAAAGATATTTATTACCACACCCTTTACCACAATGACCCTTATTTTGTTCTTAGAGATTTTGATGCTTATATTGAAGCTCATGAACTCGTTGAACAATCTTACCGGGATCAAGCCACTTGGATGAACATGAGCGTGACGAACATTGCGTATTCAGGTAAATTTTCCAGTGACCGGACGATCCAAGAATATGCCTCTGAAATTTGGAAATTGAAAAGGATGGAAAAGTAA
- a CDS encoding polyribonucleotide nucleotidyltransferase → MKLSSMMEAQTQQTQHTLNISLINSSLNTQAAQATDMLDILKDGTPQKTTAETSSASEPHPTLGKLTDTQV, encoded by the coding sequence GTGAAGCTGAGTTCTATGATGGAAGCTCAAACACAACAAACACAGCATACTCTAAATATCTCTCTTATAAACAGCTCCTTAAATACTCAAGCAGCCCAGGCAACCGACATGCTTGATATATTGAAAGATGGAACACCCCAGAAAACCACAGCTGAGACATCTTCTGCTTCCGAACCGCATCCCACTTTAGGCAAACTCACCGATACTCAAGTTTAG
- a CDS encoding MFS transporter has product MVQVSGHPSHKRLMFNMRAFYFLSFFAIGALFPLLSVYLQNEVGLNGAQIGTIMSIGPITMLVAQPVWGMLSDYTRKPRILLTIAVIGTGAIGLMYITTDLYPALVFIAAFLAIFQSAIIPLSDSMSMNYVHENGGDYGRIRLWGAAGFAVAVWLMGNLSDWFGQSIIFYVFAIILWASAFYALRMPKDSSVVRVELVSGLRKLVKVPRFVLFLVVTFLVFGPIMANNFYFGLLIQFVGGSLAGVGFAFLLAAGSEIPFMRWAGSLINKQGIIVILFLAALVSGLRWLFYFMEPSPTFIYVTTVIQGLSIGLFIPAALQYVRNLAPSEVKATAISLYSAVGNGLGAWFFTFFAGLIMDWQNVLYVYLFYGVLTLIGAALILVIMRLEKRGATV; this is encoded by the coding sequence TTGGTACAGGTATCAGGACATCCATCACATAAACGGCTAATGTTTAATATGCGAGCATTCTACTTTCTATCCTTTTTTGCGATTGGCGCACTATTCCCGTTACTAAGTGTTTATTTGCAAAATGAAGTCGGATTAAACGGAGCTCAAATTGGAACGATCATGTCCATTGGACCGATTACAATGCTAGTAGCTCAACCGGTTTGGGGAATGCTTAGCGATTATACAAGGAAGCCGCGTATATTATTAACGATTGCTGTAATAGGTACCGGTGCGATTGGCCTTATGTATATCACAACAGATTTGTATCCTGCACTGGTCTTTATTGCGGCTTTCTTAGCAATATTTCAAAGTGCGATTATTCCTCTATCTGACAGCATGTCGATGAATTACGTCCACGAAAATGGTGGCGATTATGGTCGGATTCGGTTGTGGGGGGCAGCAGGGTTCGCTGTTGCCGTATGGCTTATGGGGAATTTGTCCGATTGGTTCGGGCAGTCCATCATCTTTTACGTTTTTGCTATTATATTATGGGCAAGTGCATTTTACGCTCTTCGCATGCCCAAAGATTCGTCTGTTGTCCGAGTTGAACTTGTCTCTGGATTACGTAAATTAGTCAAGGTTCCTCGGTTTGTATTGTTTCTAGTCGTTACATTTCTTGTATTTGGTCCGATTATGGCTAATAACTTCTATTTCGGCTTATTGATCCAGTTTGTAGGTGGTTCACTTGCAGGGGTCGGTTTCGCTTTTCTATTGGCAGCCGGAAGTGAAATTCCGTTTATGCGTTGGGCGGGCTCATTGATTAATAAACAGGGGATCATTGTGATTCTCTTTTTAGCTGCATTAGTTTCAGGTTTGCGCTGGCTCTTTTATTTCATGGAGCCTTCTCCAACCTTTATCTACGTTACAACAGTGATTCAAGGGTTATCCATTGGTTTATTTATTCCAGCAGCATTGCAGTATGTACGTAATCTTGCGCCTAGTGAGGTGAAAGCGACGGCTATAAGTTTATATTCGGCAGTGGGCAATGGACTTGGTGCCTGGTTTTTCACCTTTTTTGCAGGGCTAATTATGGATTGGCAAAATGTCTTATATGTGTATTTGTTTTACGGGGTACTTACGTTAATTGGGGCTGCATTAATTTTAGTCATTATGAGGCTCGAGAAACGGGGAGCAACGGTATAA
- a CDS encoding pseudouridine synthase: MRLDKLLANMGLGSRKDVKKLLKKGGVAVNGETVSDGKSHVDPENEEVTVYGEQIEYKEFIYIMMNKPQGVLSATEDATDQTVIDLLEPEDMIYDPFPVGRLDKDTIGLMLLTNDGKLAHQLTSPKKKVTKLYVATIDQPLTDEKISQLESGVTLDDGYETKPATVEVIDGGDGVKIRLGITEGKFHQVKRMFEAVGRKVKFLKRETIGELRLDEELEPGTYRELTDEELMMLRGE, translated from the coding sequence ATGAGACTTGATAAATTACTAGCGAATATGGGACTTGGTTCAAGAAAAGATGTCAAAAAACTTTTGAAAAAAGGCGGAGTAGCTGTCAATGGGGAAACAGTTTCCGATGGTAAGAGCCATGTTGATCCTGAAAATGAAGAGGTCACTGTATATGGGGAACAAATTGAATACAAGGAGTTCATCTACATAATGATGAATAAGCCACAAGGTGTACTCTCGGCCACAGAAGATGCAACGGACCAAACAGTTATAGACTTACTAGAACCAGAGGACATGATTTATGACCCATTTCCAGTCGGGAGACTTGACAAAGATACGATCGGATTAATGCTCCTAACGAATGATGGTAAATTGGCGCACCAACTTACCTCTCCTAAGAAAAAGGTTACCAAATTGTATGTAGCTACGATCGATCAACCTTTAACTGATGAAAAAATTAGTCAACTTGAATCTGGAGTCACTCTCGATGACGGATATGAAACTAAACCGGCAACTGTAGAAGTGATAGATGGAGGAGACGGTGTTAAAATCAGGTTAGGCATAACCGAAGGAAAGTTTCATCAAGTGAAACGGATGTTTGAGGCTGTCGGAAGAAAAGTAAAGTTTTTAAAGCGTGAAACGATTGGGGAGTTACGTTTAGACGAGGAGTTGGAACCTGGCACATACAGAGAGCTCACGGACGAAGAGCTTATGATGTTGAGAGGGGAATAA
- the thpR gene encoding RNA 2',3'-cyclic phosphodiesterase, with protein sequence MAGHYFIALPVPAEIQPYLIETQETFEVKSRFKRWTASTDFHITLLFMGGWEDQKRINLWTRIKEEVSSKAPFFLKLNEVGFFGRPSEPRVLWAGVEYSEELIALHNNIKKIAETHEFPVESRPFTPHITLGKGYRSEKPMKMRESSIRIPKVAWKVDEVVLYKIHPQEKPMYRKVGAVTLS encoded by the coding sequence ATGGCAGGCCATTACTTTATTGCCTTACCTGTACCAGCTGAAATACAACCTTACCTTATAGAAACGCAAGAAACATTTGAAGTGAAAAGTCGTTTTAAACGTTGGACTGCATCCACTGACTTTCATATCACCTTATTATTTATGGGGGGATGGGAAGATCAAAAAAGAATTAATCTCTGGACTCGTATAAAAGAAGAAGTAAGTTCTAAGGCACCTTTCTTTCTTAAGTTAAATGAAGTAGGTTTTTTTGGCAGACCTTCAGAACCCCGGGTACTCTGGGCCGGGGTGGAATATTCAGAGGAGCTAATTGCTCTTCATAATAACATTAAAAAAATTGCAGAAACTCATGAGTTTCCTGTGGAATCACGTCCGTTTACTCCGCATATTACTTTAGGAAAAGGGTATAGGTCGGAAAAACCCATGAAAATGCGAGAATCATCCATTCGCATCCCAAAAGTCGCATGGAAAGTAGATGAAGTGGTTTTATACAAGATACATCCACAAGAAAAGCCAATGTATCGAAAGGTTGGAGCAGTAACACTATCATAG
- the cysK gene encoding cysteine synthase A, protein MKVVDNMAELIGDTPLVKLQKLSPKNGADVYLKLEFMNPSGSVKDRAAYNMIVQAEKDGLINDNSVIIEPTSGNTGIGIAMNTAARGYRTILTMPDTMSQERINLLKAYGAEVVLTPGDKKMPGAIEKAHELVKEIPNSFMPMQFENEANPDAHRKATALEIKEAMEQIGKPLSAFVAASGTGGTITGTGEELKKQYPELSIHVVEPKGSPVLSGGKPGPHKLVGTSPGFIPPILNEEVYGEIFTVTDEDAYDITRRLSREEGILVGPSSGAACYAALEVAKRLANDDVVVAIACDTGERYLSTDLFIFDQK, encoded by the coding sequence GTGAAAGTAGTCGATAACATGGCCGAATTAATTGGAGATACCCCGCTCGTAAAGTTGCAGAAATTAAGCCCAAAAAATGGGGCAGATGTCTATTTGAAACTTGAATTCATGAACCCTAGTGGCAGTGTCAAGGATCGGGCAGCCTACAACATGATCGTGCAAGCCGAAAAAGATGGGCTTATTAATGACAACTCCGTCATCATTGAACCGACCTCTGGAAATACTGGGATTGGCATTGCGATGAATACAGCTGCTCGAGGATACCGAACGATTTTAACGATGCCAGACACGATGAGCCAAGAGCGAATTAACCTCTTGAAAGCATATGGAGCTGAAGTCGTTCTAACTCCAGGAGATAAGAAAATGCCTGGGGCAATCGAAAAAGCTCACGAGCTCGTAAAAGAAATTCCGAACAGCTTTATGCCAATGCAGTTTGAAAATGAAGCCAACCCTGACGCTCACCGTAAAGCTACTGCCCTTGAAATTAAAGAGGCTATGGAGCAAATCGGCAAGCCGCTTAGTGCATTTGTCGCTGCTTCTGGTACTGGTGGAACGATTACAGGAACAGGTGAAGAACTAAAAAAACAATATCCTGAATTAAGTATTCATGTCGTCGAACCAAAAGGCTCCCCTGTTCTCTCAGGTGGAAAGCCTGGTCCTCATAAACTCGTCGGAACAAGCCCAGGATTTATTCCTCCAATTTTAAATGAAGAAGTATACGGTGAAATTTTCACAGTGACAGACGAAGATGCTTATGACATCACACGCCGTTTATCTCGTGAAGAAGGTATATTGGTTGGCCCTTCATCAGGAGCAGCATGCTACGCTGCCCTTGAAGTAGCCAAACGACTAGCAAACGACGATGTTGTCGTGGCAATTGCCTGTGATACAGGAGAACGCTACCTTTCAACAGACCTGTTTATTTTTGATCAAAAATAG
- a CDS encoding DeoR family transcriptional regulator has translation MKPSTDRMLTRIKSMYLYIKRRGNVTTQELVEEFGTTQRTIQRDLNVLEYNNLVKSPTRGKWVVTKRKTIVS, from the coding sequence TTGAAACCTTCAACTGACCGAATGCTGACTAGGATTAAGTCCATGTACCTTTACATTAAACGAAGGGGGAACGTCACCACACAGGAATTGGTTGAAGAATTCGGAACAACTCAGCGTACCATTCAACGAGATTTGAACGTCTTAGAGTATAACAACTTAGTAAAAAGCCCCACCCGTGGTAAATGGGTCGTTACAAAGAGGAAAACTATCGTTTCGTGA